The segment CGAGGACGAAGACCACCCGGTCGTTCTCCAGACGCATCACGTAGATGAAGGCGATGTCCGGGTTGGTGGCCTGGAGTTCCCGCAGGCGGCGCAGGTTCTCCAGGTAGTCCGGGCGGGCCGCGTCGCCGGGGCCGCGGATTTCCTCGAGAGCGCGGGCGTCCAGGACCTGGGAGAGGAAGGCCGCGCTGTTTTGGAGGCGGGCCTTGAGGCTGTCGTCCAGGCTGTCCACCGCCACCTTGTAGAAGAACGTGCCCACGGAGCCGGACACCAGGACGATGGCGGCGAAATGGGAGAGGAAGAGCTTCGTTTGGATCGACAGTCGCATGGTTTCCTCCGGGCGTTCGGGTCCTGGGAATTGACGTGGATTCTACCGCCGGCTTGCGGGAAGAATCAACCGGAGAGTTCGGGCCGCCACGGTCCCTCCCGGCGGCCCCCGGTTTTTCAGAAGACCTTCAAAGTGAATTGACGGCCGCTTGCCGCCGTGATAGAAAAGTGCGAACTTCGGACGACTCGCGCGGGTCCGCCCGGCCCGGTATGCAAACAGTGGTGGAAGAGGAGGATGAATGGCTTATCGCGTCATCGGGAAAACGGCATTCCTTGACTTCCTGAAGAACCTTGCCGCGGAATACGAGGTTGTGGGCCCCGTTCAAAAGGCGCCCGGGACCATCGTATACCGGCGGCTGGACGACGCCTCCGCGATGGTCGGGGAATTCCAGGGAAGCCTGCTGCCGCCCAAGAAGTTTTTCTTTCCCCAGAAGGAAACGCTCCTGCGTTTCGACCTCTCGGGGGCCGAGCCCTCCGCCGAAGCCGTGGTGCAGGTCAAGCCCGTCGCCCTGGTGGGGGTCCACCCCTGCGACCTCCACGGGCTGCAGCGCCTCGACCGCGTCTTCGCCGACGACAACCCCGACCCGAACTACCTGGAAAAGCGGGAGCAGGCCCTGGTGATCGGCATGAACTGCCTGCCCGACGACCAGTGCTTCTGTGCCAGCATGGGGACCCTGCGCCCCCCGGAAGACGGTTTCGACCTTTTCCTCACCGACACCGGGGACCGGTTCGCCGTCGAGATCGGGTCGGAGAAGGGGGAGCAGGCCCTGGACCGGCACGCCGTCACCGAGGCCGTGGAAGCAGCCGACGTGGTCCGGGTGAGCGAGTGGTACGAGCGCAAGGAGAAGGCGCAGAAGCTGGCGGTGCGCATCCCCGTGGAGCACCTGCCGCTCCTGTTCAAGGGCGAGTACCACGCGGGCATCTGGGACGAGCACGGGAAAAAGTGCCTCTCCTGCGGCGCCTGCAACCTGGTCTGCCCCACCTGCTACTGCTTCGACGTCCGGGACGATGTCAGCCTGGCCGACCCCTCGAAGGGCGAGCGCACCCGCGTGTGGGACGGCTGCCAGTTGGAGGAGTTCGCCCGGGTGGCGGGCGGCGAGAACTTCCGCGAGCACCGGAGCGACCGGAACCGGCACCGCTTCTACCGCAAGTTCCTCTACCCCGTCCTGAAGTACAAGAAGAGTTTCTGCGTCGGCTGCGGACGCTGTGTCCGGAGCTGCCTGGTCCACATCAGCGTGGTGGAAACCGTCAACCACTTCGTGGACAAGAGCCTGAAAGGAGGCGCCCAATGAGCCGCTCCCCCTATGTGCCCGTCTGGGGCACCCTCAAGCATATCCACGCCGAAACGGCCATGGAGACTTTCTTCGAGATCGAGCTTCCCGGCAAGGCGCCCCTGGGGCACCGGCCGGGCCAGTTCGTCGAGGTGGGCGTCATGGGCGTCGGAGAGGCCCCGATCTCCATCAGTTCGTCCCCGAACCGCCGGGAGAGCTTCGACCTGGTGGTTCGCAACGCGGGCAACGTCACCGGGGCCCTCCACCGGATGAAGGAAGGGGACACGGTCGGGATCCGCGGCCCCTTCGGCAACGGCTTCGACCTCGACCGCTTCAAGGGCCGCGACGTCATGTTCGTGGCGGGCGGCATCGGGCTGGTCCCGCTTCGGTCACTGATCCACCCCGTCCTGGAGGACCGCCTGGCGTACGGGCGCGTCCACATCCTCTTCGGCGCCAGGACCCCGGCCGAACTGCTCTTCCGCGAGGAGTTGGCCGAGTGGACCAACCGCAAGGACGTGGACTTCCACGTCACGGTCGACCGGGCCCCCGACGGCGACTGGACGGGCAACATCGGCGTCATCACCCGGCTGTTCCCCCGGGTGGACTTCGATCCGAAGAAAACCCTGGTGGCGGTCTGCGGGCCGCCGGTGATGTACAAGTTCGTCATGCTGGAGCTGATGGGGCGCAGCGTGCCCCAGGCGAACGTCTTCCTTTCACTGGAACGGCACATGAAGTGCGGGCTGGGCAAGTGCGGACACTGCCAGATCAACAACGTTTACGTCTGCCAGAAAGGCCCCGTCTTCAGCTATCCGGAAGTCCTGAAAATGGAGGAGGCAATCTGATGGCCAAGCCGCGCGTCGCATTTTTCGATTTCAGCTGCTGCGAAGGGTGCCAGCTCACCGTCTCCAACTGCGAGGACGAGCTGCTCGACCTGGTCTCCCGGGTGGACATCGTGAACTTCCGCGAGATCATGACGGAACGGTCCGACGAATACGACATCGCCTTTATCGAGGGGACCTGCACCCGGGAGGAGGAGATTCCCCGCCTCGAGGAGATCCGGCGCAACGCCAGGGTGGTGGTGGCCCTGGGCGCCTGCGCCGCCATCGGCGGGGTGAACTGCCTGAAGAACTTTCACGAACTGGAGGACGTCCGCAAGGAGGTCTACGGCGACAAGGCCCACTACTTCCCCACCTTCGAAGCCCGCCCCATCGACCAGGTCATCACGGTCGACCACTGCCTCCACGGCTGTCCCATCGACCGGGGCGAGTTCCTTCACACCGTGAAGAGCCTGCTCCTCGGCATCACGCCGCGGATCCCCGACCACCCGGTGTGCGTGGAGTGCCGGATGAAGGAGAATGTCTGCCTGTACACGAAGGGGATGCAGTGCCTGGGACCCATCGCCCGCGCCGGCTGCGGCGCCATCTGCCCCGAGTTCGGCGACGGCTGCGTGGCCTGCCGGGGGATGGTGGACGACCCCAACATCGCCTACACCCTCGCCGTGATGAACGAGCACGGCCTGAGCTACGAGGATGCCCGCCACATGATGGGCATGTTCCTGGGGTACCGGACGTTCCAGGAGCGGATCCGGAAGGCGGAAAACGCCTCCCTGGCCAGGTAGTTCCGGATCACACCAAGAGGTTCGACCATGGACAACAAGGCCAACATCAACGTCAACGTACACCATGTCACCCGCGTGGAAGGCCACGGGAACATCCGAATCAACGTCCGTGACGGCGTCCTGGAGGAGTGCTTCCTGGACATCGTGGAGTCCCCCCGGTTCTTCGAGGCCATGCTGCGCGGCCGGCCGTACTGGGAAGCCCACCACATCACCTGCCGCATCTGCGGCATCTGCTCGGTGGGTCACACCTGCGCCTCCCTGCAGGCCTCGGAAGCGGCACTGGGCGTGACGCCCTCCGAGCAGACCACGCTGATCCGCAAGATCTGCCTGCACGGCGAGACGCTGCAGTCCCACGTCCTCCACGCCTACTACCTGGCGGCGCCGGACTTCCTGGGGGTCGGGAGCGTCCTCCCCCTGGCGGCCACCCACCTGCCGGTGGTCCAGCGGGCGCTGCGCCTGAAGAAGCTCGCCAACGACCTGTGCGCCGTCCTGGTGGGACGCCACGTCCACCCCGTCTCCATGGCGGTGGGCGGGTTCACCTACGAGCCCGACCCCGGGCAGTTGAGGGCGGTCCGCAAGCGCCTGATCGAGTCCCGGGAGGACTTCCGGGAGACGGTGGAACTCTTCAAGGCCCTGGCCGGCAAGATCCCCGTCTTCGAGCGCGAGACCGAGTACATCTCCCTCACGCGCGATGACGAGTACGCCTTCCTGAGCGGGGACATCCTCTCCTCCGACGTGGGCCGCAAGCCCGTGACGGCCTACCGCGAGATGACCAACGAGGCGGTCCTGCCGCACTCCAGCGCCAAGCACTGCAAGGTCAACCGGGGGAGCTACATGGTGGGGGCGCTGGCCCGTTTCAACAACAACCACGCGCAGCTCCGGCCCGAGGCGAAGAAGGTCGCGGAAGCCCTCGGGCTGAAAGCGCCCTGCCACAACCCGTACATGATCACCGTGGCCCAGGTGGTGGAATCGGTCCATTGCCTGGAGGACGCCATCGAGCTGATCGACGAGCTGCTGCGCCGCGGCGTGAGGAAGGAGCCCCTCGACGTGCAGGCGAGGGAAGGCCGGGGCGTCGGCGCCACGGAAGTCCCCCGCGGCGTGCTCTACCACGACTACGCCTTCGACGCCGGCGGGCGGGTGACCCGGGCCAACTGCATCATCCCCACCGGCCAGAACCTGGCGAACATCGAGGCGGACATGCGCGCGCTGATCCCCACCGTTCTCGACAAGTCGCCCGACGAGATCCGGCTCCTGTCGGAGATGCTGGTCCGGGCCTACGACCCCTGCATTTCCTGCTCCACCCACTTCCTGAAGGTGGAGTTCGTGTGACGGCCGTCCGCGTCCTCGGTGTCGGCAACCTCCTGATGGGGGACGAAGGCGTCGGGGTGCACGCGGTGCGGGCCCTGGAAAACCGGGGGCTTCCGGAAGGGGCCGAGGCGGTTGACGCCGGCACGGCCGGGCTCGGGCTGCTCGGTTTTTTCGGTGGTGCACGCCGGCTGATCTTTCTCGATTGCGTGGACATGGGGCTCCCGCCCGGGACGGTGCGGCGCTTCTCTCCCGACGAGGTTCGGGAACTGTGTTCCGGCCGGGAGATGTCCCTGCACGAAACGGGCATCCTGGGCATCCTGGAGCTGGCCCGGACCACGGGGGAACTGGCGGCGGGGACGGCGGTGGTCCTGTACGGGATCCAGCCGGCCTCCCTGGGCTGGTCGATGGAACTCAGCCCCTGCTGCGCCGCCGCCGTGGAAGAAGTGGTTGACCGCGTTTACAGGGAAATCGTAAGTTAATTGATGGATTAAATGAAAGATAGTCAGATCGGCTGTCGATATCGAGAGGAGGAAAAGGTGGCTTACAAGATTCTGATCATCGATGACGATTACGACATCGTCGAAGCCATGCGGATGACGCTGGAGGCCAACGGTTACACGGTTCACACGGCGGCTTCCGGCAAGGAGGGCCTCGCGCGGGTCAAGGAGGTGGAACCCGACCTCATCATCCTCGACGTCATGATGGAGGAAGACACCGCCGGCTTCCGGGTGGCGTGGGAACTCCGGAACCCCGACCCCAAGTCGGAGTATGACCGCTTCCGCAAGACGCCCGTGATGATGATCACCGCCATCGCCGAAAAGAAGGGGATGCACTTCGACCCCAAGAAGGACGGTGACTTTTTGCCGGTGGACGAGTTCATCAGCAAGCCGATCATGCCCAAGGCCCT is part of the Acidobacteriota bacterium genome and harbors:
- a CDS encoding HyaD/HybD family hydrogenase maturation endopeptidase: MTAVRVLGVGNLLMGDEGVGVHAVRALENRGLPEGAEAVDAGTAGLGLLGFFGGARRLIFLDCVDMGLPPGTVRRFSPDEVRELCSGREMSLHETGILGILELARTTGELAAGTAVVLYGIQPASLGWSMELSPCCAAAVEEVVDRVYREIVS
- a CDS encoding Ni/Fe hydrogenase subunit alpha, whose translation is MDNKANINVNVHHVTRVEGHGNIRINVRDGVLEECFLDIVESPRFFEAMLRGRPYWEAHHITCRICGICSVGHTCASLQASEAALGVTPSEQTTLIRKICLHGETLQSHVLHAYYLAAPDFLGVGSVLPLAATHLPVVQRALRLKKLANDLCAVLVGRHVHPVSMAVGGFTYEPDPGQLRAVRKRLIESREDFRETVELFKALAGKIPVFERETEYISLTRDDEYAFLSGDILSSDVGRKPVTAYREMTNEAVLPHSSAKHCKVNRGSYMVGALARFNNNHAQLRPEAKKVAEALGLKAPCHNPYMITVAQVVESVHCLEDAIELIDELLRRGVRKEPLDVQAREGRGVGATEVPRGVLYHDYAFDAGGRVTRANCIIPTGQNLANIEADMRALIPTVLDKSPDEIRLLSEMLVRAYDPCISCSTHFLKVEFV
- a CDS encoding FAD/NAD(P)-binding protein, producing the protein MSRSPYVPVWGTLKHIHAETAMETFFEIELPGKAPLGHRPGQFVEVGVMGVGEAPISISSSPNRRESFDLVVRNAGNVTGALHRMKEGDTVGIRGPFGNGFDLDRFKGRDVMFVAGGIGLVPLRSLIHPVLEDRLAYGRVHILFGARTPAELLFREELAEWTNRKDVDFHVTVDRAPDGDWTGNIGVITRLFPRVDFDPKKTLVAVCGPPVMYKFVMLELMGRSVPQANVFLSLERHMKCGLGKCGHCQINNVYVCQKGPVFSYPEVLKMEEAI
- a CDS encoding response regulator, with product MKDSQIGCRYREEEKVAYKILIIDDDYDIVEAMRMTLEANGYTVHTAASGKEGLARVKEVEPDLIILDVMMEEDTAGFRVAWELRNPDPKSEYDRFRKTPVMMITAIAEKKGMHFDPKKDGDFLPVDEFISKPIMPKALLEKVRALLLR
- a CDS encoding NADH:ubiquinone oxidoreductase: MAKPRVAFFDFSCCEGCQLTVSNCEDELLDLVSRVDIVNFREIMTERSDEYDIAFIEGTCTREEEIPRLEEIRRNARVVVALGACAAIGGVNCLKNFHELEDVRKEVYGDKAHYFPTFEARPIDQVITVDHCLHGCPIDRGEFLHTVKSLLLGITPRIPDHPVCVECRMKENVCLYTKGMQCLGPIARAGCGAICPEFGDGCVACRGMVDDPNIAYTLAVMNEHGLSYEDARHMMGMFLGYRTFQERIRKAENASLAR
- a CDS encoding 4Fe-4S dicluster domain-containing protein: MAYRVIGKTAFLDFLKNLAAEYEVVGPVQKAPGTIVYRRLDDASAMVGEFQGSLLPPKKFFFPQKETLLRFDLSGAEPSAEAVVQVKPVALVGVHPCDLHGLQRLDRVFADDNPDPNYLEKREQALVIGMNCLPDDQCFCASMGTLRPPEDGFDLFLTDTGDRFAVEIGSEKGEQALDRHAVTEAVEAADVVRVSEWYERKEKAQKLAVRIPVEHLPLLFKGEYHAGIWDEHGKKCLSCGACNLVCPTCYCFDVRDDVSLADPSKGERTRVWDGCQLEEFARVAGGENFREHRSDRNRHRFYRKFLYPVLKYKKSFCVGCGRCVRSCLVHISVVETVNHFVDKSLKGGAQ